From a single Corynebacterium kroppenstedtii DSM 44385 genomic region:
- a CDS encoding DHH family phosphoesterase → MDGNDSTFIPRGLPVTDRDAWVFLQAMAWESHALADDERALHPCVVISHVRPDADTVGSACALVHLIRRWGGTAVAVDADGGVPSSAFSALNTEDVYVPLEDIPRDPIAVVCVDTASLDRCGVAVDMVERATEKGRSLVIDHHETATNFGSINWVHPDADSATSMLTSLCDMYSETIDRTMATALYAGLVTDTECFRWGGPSQFATAHRLASTGIDTRSVSSSLIDDHSVPYLRMLGAVLSDLVYEPSAVNGRGLVWGVVTDSQAQEAVECDVESVIDVVRTASEAEVAMVLKEYRPGEIVVSLRSRGAVNVARVAEELGGGGHAQAAGLTWQGTRDGFMDAFRQRVNQEEKNGR, encoded by the coding sequence ATGGATGGTAACGATTCAACATTCATCCCACGCGGGCTGCCGGTGACAGATCGGGATGCATGGGTGTTCCTGCAGGCCATGGCCTGGGAGTCTCATGCTCTTGCCGACGACGAACGCGCTCTGCATCCCTGCGTTGTGATCAGTCACGTGCGCCCGGATGCGGATACCGTGGGGTCGGCCTGCGCTCTTGTCCATCTCATCCGTCGGTGGGGCGGCACTGCTGTGGCCGTGGACGCCGACGGTGGAGTGCCGTCATCTGCTTTCTCTGCTCTGAATACAGAGGATGTGTACGTCCCGCTCGAGGACATCCCTCGTGATCCCATCGCGGTGGTGTGCGTTGACACGGCTTCCCTTGATCGGTGTGGAGTCGCCGTCGATATGGTCGAGCGCGCCACAGAGAAAGGGCGCTCTCTGGTGATTGATCACCATGAGACCGCGACCAATTTTGGCAGCATTAACTGGGTTCACCCGGATGCCGATTCCGCAACGAGCATGCTCACGTCTTTGTGTGACATGTATTCGGAAACGATTGACCGGACCATGGCGACGGCGCTCTACGCCGGTCTTGTGACCGATACGGAGTGCTTCCGCTGGGGTGGTCCCAGTCAATTCGCGACGGCCCATCGGCTGGCTTCGACGGGAATTGATACACGGAGCGTTTCGTCGTCGTTAATTGATGACCATTCCGTTCCGTATCTGCGGATGTTGGGTGCCGTGTTGTCCGACCTGGTGTATGAGCCGTCGGCAGTGAATGGCCGTGGTTTGGTGTGGGGTGTTGTCACCGATAGCCAAGCGCAAGAGGCTGTTGAATGCGATGTCGAGTCAGTTATCGACGTGGTTCGGACGGCATCGGAGGCCGAGGTTGCGATGGTTCTGAAGGAATATCGGCCGGGTGAGATTGTGGTGTCGTTGCGGTCCCGTGGTGCGGTTAATGTTGCCCGGGTGGCGGAAGAATTAGGGGGCGGGGGCCATGCGCAGGCCGCTGGTTTAACCTGGCAAGGCACCCGGGACGGTTTTATGGATGCTTTTCGACAGCGTGTGAACCAAGAGGAGAAAAACGGTCGATGA
- a CDS encoding YlxR family protein, with protein MHRQGSTPVRKRTCIATRTRCSDTRMLRVVLRQDGASQDGSSKKEAVIIPDPSRSLPGRGAWIIPTAENFERARQRRAFERALRVSGKADTRQIGEYIESLESGSVTAT; from the coding sequence GTGCATCGCCAGGGTTCAACCCCCGTCCGCAAACGCACTTGCATTGCTACTCGGACGCGGTGCTCTGACACTCGCATGTTGCGTGTCGTCCTAAGGCAAGACGGTGCATCACAGGACGGCTCATCAAAGAAAGAGGCTGTGATTATTCCAGATCCTTCCCGGTCCTTACCAGGTCGAGGGGCATGGATTATCCCCACAGCCGAAAACTTTGAACGGGCTCGTCAGCGGCGTGCTTTCGAGCGCGCCCTCCGGGTATCAGGTAAGGCTGATACCCGCCAGATCGGTGAATACATCGAGTCATTGGAGTCAGGGAGCGTTACTGCCACCTAA
- the rimP gene encoding ribosome maturation factor RimP, producing MAFPTAEEITQRVQQIVGPRGLDVEKVDIKKAGAKSAVIIRIDGDQRPDLDVIEELSDEISRNFDAAESDGELNFGAGYRLEVSTPGFDEPLLAARHFRRQRGHIATFVLNQADDEHATANAANARFVARVGALNADETELAVVLPGKKEPSVKTYPLDQIREAKLEVEFSTPPEAEMSLVNTPFDQLG from the coding sequence ATGGCTTTCCCGACGGCAGAAGAGATTACACAGCGCGTGCAACAGATCGTGGGTCCGCGTGGATTGGATGTTGAAAAGGTCGATATTAAAAAAGCGGGCGCGAAGTCTGCCGTCATTATCCGCATCGACGGTGACCAGCGCCCTGATCTGGACGTTATCGAGGAACTCTCGGACGAGATTTCCCGCAACTTCGACGCCGCCGAAAGTGATGGGGAGTTGAACTTCGGCGCCGGTTACCGTCTTGAGGTCTCGACCCCAGGTTTCGATGAACCCTTGCTCGCCGCTCGTCATTTCCGACGCCAACGGGGGCACATAGCCACGTTTGTTCTCAACCAGGCCGACGACGAACACGCTACGGCCAACGCCGCCAACGCTCGCTTCGTCGCCCGAGTCGGTGCCTTGAACGCTGACGAGACCGAGCTGGCTGTAGTTCTCCCCGGGAAGAAAGAACCGTCGGTGAAGACCTACCCACTGGACCAGATCCGTGAAGCGAAGCTCGAAGTGGAGTTTTCAACTCCGCCCGAGGCCGAAATGAGCCTCGTTAACACGCCCTTTGATCAGTTGGGATAG
- a CDS encoding MATE family efflux transporter, translated as MSSDNVDHSVDSGRDGDGVGVWKILSIALPSLGVLAATPIYLLFDTAVVGRLGKTDLAALAAATTILAQVTTQLTFLSYGTTARAGRFYGAGRRDKSIQEGMQSTWIAVLVGIALAAVIWILAPVLTNWLADDPGVGKEATRWLRVASPAVPLTLMTMAGNGWLRAVQNARYPLYFTLAGVGPALILVPILVMRLGIVGSALANVTGETITSLCFLVCLIRENSKYENSWKPRWSIMKDQLVMGRDLIARSLSFQLSFISAAAVAGRFGAASLAAHQVLLQLWNFLTMVLDSLAIAAQAFVGAALGAGQSTNAKAVGRSIIKWSSLFAVVLAGGMSAGYYWIPRQFTHSESVLDAMAGPWWQLVVLVLLGGFVFALDGILLGAGDAIFLRNATLVSALVGFLPLTWISLSQGWGLVGVWWGLITFFLFRLATTTLRFLRGNWARVGAQ; from the coding sequence ATGAGTAGTGATAACGTCGATCATTCTGTCGATTCCGGCAGGGATGGCGACGGGGTTGGTGTTTGGAAGATCTTATCGATCGCTCTTCCATCTCTGGGTGTCCTGGCGGCCACCCCTATTTATCTCTTGTTTGATACGGCCGTGGTGGGGCGGCTAGGCAAGACGGATTTGGCTGCTCTTGCTGCAGCAACGACCATTCTTGCCCAAGTCACCACGCAGCTGACCTTTTTGTCCTACGGGACGACTGCTCGCGCGGGGCGTTTCTATGGTGCAGGCCGACGCGATAAATCGATTCAAGAAGGCATGCAGTCGACATGGATCGCTGTGCTCGTGGGAATCGCTTTGGCGGCGGTGATTTGGATTCTGGCCCCGGTGTTGACGAACTGGTTGGCGGATGATCCCGGGGTAGGCAAAGAGGCGACGAGGTGGCTGCGTGTTGCGTCGCCCGCGGTGCCCCTGACTCTTATGACCATGGCGGGGAACGGTTGGCTGAGGGCGGTCCAAAATGCCAGGTACCCGCTGTATTTCACCTTGGCGGGGGTCGGCCCAGCGCTTATCCTGGTGCCGATATTGGTAATGCGGTTGGGGATCGTCGGTTCCGCTCTGGCCAATGTCACCGGTGAGACTATTACGTCATTGTGCTTCCTCGTCTGCCTGATACGGGAGAACAGCAAGTACGAGAATTCGTGGAAACCACGATGGTCGATTATGAAAGACCAATTGGTGATGGGCCGTGACCTGATCGCACGCTCACTGAGTTTTCAGCTGTCCTTTATTTCGGCGGCCGCTGTTGCTGGTCGTTTCGGCGCAGCATCTTTGGCAGCCCACCAGGTGTTGTTGCAGCTGTGGAACTTCTTAACCATGGTTCTCGATTCGTTGGCTATTGCCGCGCAGGCGTTTGTCGGTGCTGCTCTCGGGGCGGGGCAGTCGACTAATGCGAAGGCCGTGGGGCGCTCCATTATTAAGTGGTCGTCACTCTTTGCCGTGGTTCTCGCCGGTGGCATGTCTGCTGGGTATTACTGGATTCCCCGCCAATTCACCCATTCGGAGAGTGTGCTCGACGCAATGGCGGGGCCGTGGTGGCAGCTCGTGGTTCTGGTCCTCCTGGGCGGTTTTGTTTTCGCCCTCGACGGGATTTTGCTCGGCGCCGGCGACGCCATCTTCCTCCGTAACGCGACCCTGGTGTCGGCCTTGGTGGGCTTCCTACCGCTGACCTGGATTTCCCTGAGCCAAGGTTGGGGACTAGTTGGTGTCTGGTGGGGGCTTATCACCTTCTTCTTGTTCCGCTTGGCGACGACCACGCTCCGATTCCTCCGCGGAAACTGGGCTCGAGTGGGCGCGCAGTGA
- the nusA gene encoding transcription termination factor NusA, translating to MNIDLSTLRAIERERGVSVEDMTATIAKALLEAWEKSSGGDSEARVDVDPDDGHVAVIVTERDDEGNVIAEVDETPSDFGRSFAGTVREAMVARLQEAEADQTYEEYASLTSKVVTGIVEADSFARAKGIVIARLGTEAHGNDGTLLPAEQIPGEKYPHGKRLKFYVVNVNRGPRGVQIMISRTHPEFVHRLFELEVPEVADGSVEVVSIAREAGHRSKVAVRSTIDGVNAKGSCIGPRGQRVRAIMDELGGEKIDIIDFDEDPATFVGNSLAPSKVLKVEVVDPEEQVARVTVPDYQLSLAIGKEGQNARLAARLTGWRIDIHSDTE from the coding sequence GTGAACATCGACTTGAGCACGCTGCGCGCGATTGAACGTGAGCGCGGGGTGTCCGTGGAAGACATGACAGCCACCATCGCAAAGGCTCTGCTGGAAGCGTGGGAGAAGTCTTCGGGGGGTGATTCAGAAGCGCGCGTCGATGTCGATCCCGACGATGGGCATGTGGCCGTTATCGTCACCGAGCGAGACGACGAAGGTAACGTCATCGCGGAAGTCGACGAAACCCCGTCGGACTTTGGCCGTTCATTCGCCGGCACGGTCCGCGAGGCAATGGTGGCTCGTTTGCAAGAGGCAGAAGCAGACCAGACCTACGAGGAATATGCGTCGCTGACCTCGAAGGTTGTCACAGGCATTGTTGAGGCAGATTCTTTCGCGCGGGCGAAAGGGATCGTTATTGCCCGCCTTGGCACGGAAGCACACGGGAATGACGGAACGCTGCTCCCCGCCGAGCAGATCCCAGGCGAGAAATATCCTCACGGCAAGCGCCTGAAGTTCTACGTGGTCAACGTCAACCGCGGGCCACGTGGCGTGCAGATCATGATCTCCAGGACGCACCCGGAATTCGTGCATCGCCTGTTCGAGCTCGAAGTTCCCGAGGTTGCCGACGGTTCCGTCGAGGTTGTTTCCATTGCTCGTGAAGCTGGCCACCGCTCGAAGGTTGCCGTGCGATCGACCATCGATGGCGTGAACGCGAAGGGATCGTGCATCGGCCCTCGCGGGCAGCGCGTGAGAGCGATCATGGACGAACTCGGCGGCGAAAAGATCGACATCATCGACTTCGACGAGGACCCCGCTACCTTCGTCGGGAATTCTTTGGCCCCGTCGAAGGTTCTTAAAGTTGAGGTTGTTGATCCGGAGGAACAAGTCGCACGGGTGACTGTTCCGGATTATCAGCTATCTCTGGCCATCGGTAAAGAAGGGCAAAACGCCCGTCTTGCTGCACGTCTAACCGGATGGCGTATCGACATACACTCGGATACTGAATAA
- the rbfA gene encoding 30S ribosome-binding factor RbfA — protein sequence MADRARAARMAKRIQTIVANTIEHSVKDRRLELVTITDTQLTGDLHDATVFYTVRGRTLDEEPDREQAAEALHRARGQLRKAVGDQLGVRFTPTLTFTLDTVPETSARLEELLAQARQRDQEVARQAEGATPAGDANPYKTSPHEGRPESEADGW from the coding sequence ATGGCTGATCGCGCTCGCGCTGCGCGCATGGCTAAGCGCATCCAAACTATCGTGGCGAACACCATCGAACATAGTGTGAAGGACCGCCGTTTAGAGCTCGTTACCATCACCGATACCCAGCTCACCGGCGATTTGCACGACGCTACCGTTTTTTACACGGTCCGTGGGCGCACTCTCGACGAGGAACCCGACCGTGAACAAGCGGCCGAAGCACTTCACCGGGCACGTGGTCAACTGCGGAAAGCCGTGGGGGACCAGCTGGGAGTTCGGTTCACTCCGACCTTGACATTCACTCTGGACACGGTCCCGGAAACAAGTGCTCGTCTCGAGGAGCTTTTGGCCCAGGCTCGACAGCGAGACCAGGAAGTTGCGCGTCAAGCCGAAGGAGCAACCCCAGCCGGGGACGCTAATCCGTACAAAACCTCGCCGCACGAGGGACGTCCTGAGAGCGAAGCGGATGGATGGTAA
- the infB gene encoding translation initiation factor IF-2 — MPKLRVHELVKQLNQLDSSLKLTSKKLLAALEEQGEFVKTASSTVQPPVVKKMKEYYGVADKSSGSPSSKSNPAAAAAAAAAAAAHRRNPSASPSPASMANRKNAKGGETSKANQSGTSTGSAQSDSAAASASADKASGKASSAAGQSTPGQQRRPSGPTPGTAARASGSPNAPRPAQSGSKSSAQGVGKPSASKSAASPKPSAGKSSPKPGQPRFEEPTAAGKKSPKPGPKPSDQAARSQRSTPKPGQGSPKPGAKPGGKRAPRVANNPFSSGTRPAPRPRGGDMPRPGGTSGKPGQRGGGQHSPRPGAHTKPSGRGRGGNRNERSSKQGSGHAPTPAMMPSHPSPGQMPSKSSNHFGGGRGRGGHGPGGGPRGGRGGRRGGTAGAFGRPGGAPRRGRKSKRQKRHEYEAMQAPTVVGGVKLPNGHGKAIRLARGASLADFADKIDADPAALVQALFNLGEMVTATASVSDETLMLLGDEMDYKVQVVSPEDEDRELLESFDLQFGENEGGAEDLTKRPPVVTVMGHVDHGKTRLLDTIRKANVASGEAGGITQHIGAYQVKVDLDGEHRLVTFLDTPGHEAFTAMRARGAQSTDIAILVVAADDGVMPQTVEAINHAKAADVPIVVAVNKIDKEGADPEKIRGQMTEYGLTPEEWGGDTMFVDISAKQGQNIDKLLEAVLLTADASLELVANPDMDAQGVAIETHLDRGRGPVATVIVQRGTLHVGDSIVVGDAHGRVRRMTDERGNDITDAGPSVPVQVQGLTSVPGAGDNLLVVEDDRTARQIADRRDARRRNALAARSRKLVSLEDLDKVLKETSSLNLILKGDNAGTVEALEDALLKLDVGDEVELNIIDRGVGAVTETNVHLAAASDAIIIGFNVRAEGKATEAAHAEGVDVRYYSVIYKAIEEIEAALRGMLKPIYEERDLGTAEIRQLFKASAVGLIAGCMVETGVVKRNATVRLVRDGNVVADKATVTSLRRGKDDVQEVQHGYECGMVLSYPDISVGDKIEAYELVEVPRDKQNKKASKSK, encoded by the coding sequence GTGCCAAAGCTTCGTGTCCACGAGCTCGTTAAACAGCTCAACCAGCTAGACAGCAGTCTTAAATTAACAAGTAAAAAGCTGCTCGCTGCGCTCGAAGAGCAGGGAGAATTTGTCAAGACCGCGTCGTCGACGGTCCAGCCTCCCGTCGTTAAAAAGATGAAGGAATACTATGGGGTGGCTGATAAGTCCTCCGGGTCACCGTCATCGAAGTCGAATCCGGCGGCCGCAGCTGCCGCAGCTGCTGCCGCAGCGGCCCATCGTAGGAATCCTTCGGCATCGCCGTCGCCTGCGTCGATGGCCAATCGAAAGAACGCTAAAGGCGGAGAAACCTCTAAGGCGAATCAGTCGGGTACGTCAACTGGTAGTGCTCAGTCGGATTCCGCTGCAGCCTCCGCATCTGCTGACAAAGCTAGTGGAAAGGCTTCCTCGGCAGCTGGTCAGTCGACGCCGGGACAGCAGCGTCGTCCGTCTGGTCCGACTCCGGGTACAGCTGCCCGTGCCTCGGGAAGCCCGAATGCTCCCCGCCCCGCACAGAGCGGTAGCAAGTCGTCCGCTCAGGGTGTTGGAAAGCCGTCTGCCTCCAAGTCAGCGGCATCGCCCAAGCCATCGGCTGGGAAATCATCGCCGAAGCCCGGTCAGCCACGGTTTGAAGAACCGACGGCGGCAGGGAAGAAGTCTCCGAAGCCCGGGCCGAAACCGAGTGATCAAGCTGCGCGTTCCCAGCGTTCGACCCCGAAGCCGGGTCAAGGCTCTCCGAAGCCAGGTGCAAAGCCCGGTGGCAAGCGAGCTCCTCGTGTAGCGAATAACCCGTTCTCCTCGGGAACACGGCCCGCCCCGCGCCCGCGTGGTGGAGATATGCCACGTCCCGGTGGAACGTCGGGTAAGCCCGGCCAGCGCGGTGGCGGTCAGCACTCACCACGCCCCGGTGCACACACGAAGCCGAGCGGTCGTGGTCGCGGTGGTAACCGCAACGAGCGCTCTTCGAAGCAGGGCAGTGGGCACGCTCCCACTCCCGCGATGATGCCATCCCACCCGAGCCCGGGTCAGATGCCTTCCAAGTCCTCGAACCACTTCGGTGGCGGTCGAGGCCGTGGCGGACACGGACCCGGTGGCGGTCCACGCGGTGGTCGCGGAGGCCGTCGCGGTGGAACCGCAGGTGCATTCGGGCGTCCCGGTGGCGCTCCGCGTCGCGGTCGTAAGTCGAAGCGGCAGAAGAGGCACGAGTACGAGGCAATGCAGGCCCCGACCGTTGTTGGTGGCGTCAAGCTGCCCAACGGTCATGGCAAGGCTATTCGCCTCGCGCGTGGTGCCTCCCTGGCTGACTTCGCGGACAAGATCGATGCTGATCCAGCCGCATTGGTCCAGGCCCTGTTCAACTTGGGTGAAATGGTCACCGCGACGGCATCGGTCTCTGACGAGACTCTGATGCTTCTCGGCGACGAGATGGACTACAAGGTCCAGGTTGTCTCACCTGAGGACGAGGACCGTGAGCTCCTCGAATCCTTCGACCTCCAGTTCGGTGAGAACGAAGGTGGCGCAGAGGATCTGACTAAGCGTCCTCCGGTGGTTACCGTCATGGGTCACGTTGACCACGGTAAGACCCGCCTGTTGGACACGATCCGTAAAGCCAATGTCGCTTCGGGCGAGGCCGGCGGCATCACTCAGCACATCGGTGCTTACCAGGTGAAGGTTGACTTGGATGGCGAGCACCGCTTGGTGACCTTCCTGGATACCCCGGGTCACGAGGCGTTCACCGCCATGCGTGCCCGTGGTGCTCAGTCCACCGATATCGCCATCTTGGTGGTCGCGGCTGACGACGGTGTTATGCCCCAGACCGTAGAGGCCATCAATCACGCGAAAGCTGCCGACGTTCCGATCGTCGTTGCTGTCAACAAGATTGATAAAGAAGGCGCGGACCCGGAGAAGATCCGTGGCCAGATGACCGAATACGGTCTCACCCCAGAAGAATGGGGAGGGGACACCATGTTCGTGGATATCTCTGCGAAGCAGGGCCAGAACATCGACAAGCTGCTTGAAGCAGTCCTGTTGACTGCGGATGCATCGCTCGAGCTGGTGGCCAACCCGGACATGGATGCTCAGGGTGTTGCCATCGAGACCCACCTCGACCGTGGACGTGGACCGGTTGCCACCGTCATCGTCCAGCGCGGTACGTTGCACGTCGGTGACTCGATCGTCGTGGGTGACGCGCATGGTCGCGTCCGTCGTATGACCGACGAACGTGGCAATGACATTACCGATGCTGGCCCCTCGGTACCCGTGCAGGTCCAGGGACTCACCAGTGTCCCCGGCGCTGGCGATAACCTCCTCGTTGTCGAGGACGATCGCACGGCCCGCCAGATTGCGGATCGTCGTGACGCACGGCGTCGTAACGCCCTGGCGGCTCGCTCCCGCAAGCTTGTCTCCCTTGAGGATCTGGATAAGGTTCTTAAGGAGACCAGCAGCCTCAACCTCATCCTTAAGGGTGATAACGCCGGTACCGTCGAGGCCCTGGAAGATGCTCTGCTTAAGCTCGACGTCGGAGACGAAGTTGAGCTCAACATCATCGACCGCGGCGTCGGTGCCGTCACCGAGACAAACGTCCACTTGGCGGCTGCCTCGGATGCGATCATCATCGGGTTCAACGTCCGTGCTGAAGGCAAGGCCACTGAGGCCGCCCACGCTGAGGGCGTCGATGTCCGGTACTACTCGGTCATCTACAAGGCCATCGAAGAAATCGAGGCTGCTCTTCGCGGCATGCTCAAGCCGATCTACGAAGAGCGTGACCTGGGTACCGCCGAGATCCGTCAGCTGTTCAAGGCCTCCGCAGTTGGTCTTATTGCCGGCTGCATGGTTGAGACAGGCGTCGTTAAGCGAAATGCGACAGTCCGGTTGGTTCGCGATGGCAATGTTGTTGCCGATAAGGCAACCGTCACATCGCTGCGCCGCGGTAAGGACGATGTCCAAGAAGTCCAGCACGGCTACGAGTGCGGTATGGTCTTGTCCTACCCCGACATCTCCGTCGGAGACAAGATCGAGGCCTACGAATTGGTCGAGGTTCCTCGGGACAAGCAGAACAAGAAGGCCTCGAAGAGCAAGTAA